In Microbacterium sp. zg-Y818, the genomic window GCACCTCGTCGGTGGCGGGCCAGATGTCCTTCAGGAACACGTCGTTGCCGTCGGTGTCCTTGCCCAGCGCGTCGGTCTCGAAGTCGAAGTTCATCGACCCGGCCAGGGCGTAGGCCACGACCAGCGGCGGCGACGCGAGGTAGTTCATCTTCACATCGGGGCTGATGCGACCCTCGAAGTTGCGGTTGCCCGAGAGCACTGCGGTGACGGCGAGGTCGTTGTCGTTGACCGCCTGCGACACCTCTTCGATGAGCGGGCCCGAGTTGCCGATGCAGATCGTGCAGCCGTAGCCGACGGTGTAGAACCCGAGACCCTCGAGGTCCTTGTCGAGCCCCGACTTCTCGTAGTAGTCGGTGACGACCTTCGAGCCCGGCCCGAGCGTGGTCTTGACCCACGGCTTCTGCTTGAGGCCCTTCTCGCGCGCCTTGCGGGCGAGAAGACCGGCGGCGATCATGACGGACGGGTTCGACGTGTTGGTGCACGACGTGATGGCCGCGAGCGTCACCGCGCCGTTGTCGAGCAGGTAGGGCGAGCCCTCCGGGGGCGTCACCTTGACCGGGTTGGATGCCGGGTGCGTTGAGCCGCTGAACAGCAGAGCGGACTCGGCGTGCTGGTCCTCGTGCTGGTGCGAGACGCCGTCCGCGGACACGGTCTCGTGCTCGACGCCGGGAGCGGTGCCGGGGTCGGAGGCCGGGAACGTGCCCTCGACCTCGACGGCGTCCTCGACGGTCAAATCGGTGTAGTTGAGGATGTCCTGCTGGAACTGGGTCTTGGCCTCCGACAGCAGGATGCGGTCCTGCGGGCGCTTCGGGCCTGCGATGGACGGCACGACCGTGGAGAGGTCGAGTTCCATGTACTCACTGAAGCCGGGCTCGCGGTCGGCGTCGTGCCAGAGCGACTGCGCCTTCGCGTACGCCTCGACCAGGGCGACGGTCTCTTCCGGGCGACCGGTGAGGCGCAGGTACTCGAGGGTGACGTCATCGATCGGGAAGATGGCCGCGGTGGAGCCGAACTCCGGGCTCATGTTGCCGATGGTGGCGCGGTTGGCCAGCGGGACGGATGCCACGCCGGCGCCGTAGAACTCCACGAACTTGCCGACGACGCCGTGCTTGCGCAGCATGTCGGTGATGGTGAGCACGACGTCGGTGGCGGTGACGCCGGCGGGGATCTCGCCGGTGAGCTTGAAGCCCACGACGCGCGGGATCAGCATCGACACGGGCTGGCCGAGCATAGCGGCCTCGGCCTCGATGCCGCCGACGCCCCAGCCGAGCACGCCGAGGCCGTTGACCATCGTGGTGTGCGAGTCGGTGCCGACGCAGGTGTCGGGGTACGCACGCAGCACGCCGTCGACCTCACGGTCGTAGACGACCTTGGCGAGGTGCTCGATGTTCACCTGGTGCACGATGCCGGTTCCGGGCGGGACGACCTTGAAGTCGTTGAACGCGGTCTGGCCCCAGCGCAGGAACTGGTACCGCTCGCCGTTGCGCTCGTACTCGATCTCGACGTTGCGCTCGAGTGCGTTGGGCGTGCCGAACAGGTCGGCGATGACCGAGTGGTCGATGACCATCTCGGCCGGCGAGAGCGGGTTGATCTTGTTGGGGTCGCCGCCGAGGGCCGTGACGGCCTCGCGCATGGTGGCGAGGTCGACGATGCAGGGCACACCGGTGAAGTCCTGCATGACCACGCGTGCGGGCGTGAACTGGATCTCGGTGTCGGGCTGAGCAGCGGGGTCCCAGGAGCCGAGCGCCTGGATCTGCTCCTTGGTGACGTTCGCACCGTCCTCGGTGCGCAGCAGGTTCTCCAGCAGCACCTTGAGGCTGAACGGGAGCTTCTCGTATCCCGGCACCGTCTCGATGCGGAAGATCTCATAGTCGGTGCTGCCGACCGTCAGGGTGCTCTTGGCACCGAAGCTGTCAACACTGGACACGCGTGTCTCCTTCGTCGGCCGCGGGAACGGGCAGTACACAGGCCCGCCCTCCATCTTCCCCCGGCGCGGCAGATCGCGGCTAGTGAGGCGCGCCTTACCCATCCGGGGTGACATTTATCTTGATATCAAGATAAATGTATCACTCCGGGCGGGGGCGGTAGAGAGCGCGCGCGGCGAGCCACGTCACCGCGATGAGCGGTGCGAACAGCGGCAGGCCCATGACGAGCTTGAGGGTCCCGAGGGTGGTGACGTCGCCGGCGAAGTACAGCGGAAGCTGCACGGCGAGG contains:
- a CDS encoding aconitate hydratase, with translation MEGGPVYCPFPRPTKETRVSSVDSFGAKSTLTVGSTDYEIFRIETVPGYEKLPFSLKVLLENLLRTEDGANVTKEQIQALGSWDPAAQPDTEIQFTPARVVMQDFTGVPCIVDLATMREAVTALGGDPNKINPLSPAEMVIDHSVIADLFGTPNALERNVEIEYERNGERYQFLRWGQTAFNDFKVVPPGTGIVHQVNIEHLAKVVYDREVDGVLRAYPDTCVGTDSHTTMVNGLGVLGWGVGGIEAEAAMLGQPVSMLIPRVVGFKLTGEIPAGVTATDVVLTITDMLRKHGVVGKFVEFYGAGVASVPLANRATIGNMSPEFGSTAAIFPIDDVTLEYLRLTGRPEETVALVEAYAKAQSLWHDADREPGFSEYMELDLSTVVPSIAGPKRPQDRILLSEAKTQFQQDILNYTDLTVEDAVEVEGTFPASDPGTAPGVEHETVSADGVSHQHEDQHAESALLFSGSTHPASNPVKVTPPEGSPYLLDNGAVTLAAITSCTNTSNPSVMIAAGLLARKAREKGLKQKPWVKTTLGPGSKVVTDYYEKSGLDKDLEGLGFYTVGYGCTICIGNSGPLIEEVSQAVNDNDLAVTAVLSGNRNFEGRISPDVKMNYLASPPLVVAYALAGSMNFDFETDALGKDTDGNDVFLKDIWPATDEVQEIIDSSISREQFIKQYATVFDGDERWQTLPTPTGPIFEWDEDSTYVRKAPYFEGMTTELTPVTDIRGARVMAALGDSVTTDHISPAGNIKIGTPAAQYLTEHRVAQKDFNSYGSRRGNHEVMIRGTFANIRLKNELVAAVNDGKIVEGGYTRDFTQPGGPQSFIFDACMNYQAQETPLVVFGGKEYGSGSSRDWAAKGTSLLGVKAVITESFERIHRSNLIGMGVVPLQFPEGESWKSLGLDGTEIISITGLEQLNEGVTPKTVRVVAEPSEFSAEGKQTVEFDAVVRIDTPGEADYYRNGGILQYVLRSLV